One genomic segment of Pseudomonas chlororaphis subsp. aurantiaca includes these proteins:
- a CDS encoding histone deacetylase family protein, which yields MRSFFHPEQLLHHPRSYYSRGQMRTPQEVPERAQRLVQAAHSLGFDVQQPEDAGLQPLLAVHGAAYLQFLKEAHQRWKEIPEDWGEEVMSNIFVREPNALRGILAQAARYLADGSCPVGELTWRSAYWSAQSAIAGARALLDGEPAAYALCRPPGHHARAEAAGGFCYLNNAAIAAQVLREKFARVAVLDTDMHHGQGIQEIFYERDDVLYVSVHGDPTNFYPGVAGFADERGSGAGLGYNLNLPMAHGASEADFLAQLEIALAAVKTFDAQVLVLSLGFDIYELDPQSKVAVTREGFARLGERIRSLGLPCLIVQEGGYHLESLEDNARAFFAEAGVWKR from the coding sequence ATGCGCAGTTTTTTCCACCCCGAACAGCTGCTGCACCATCCGCGCAGCTATTACTCCCGCGGCCAGATGCGCACGCCCCAGGAAGTACCCGAGCGCGCCCAACGCCTGGTGCAGGCCGCGCACTCCCTGGGCTTTGACGTGCAGCAACCGGAAGATGCCGGCCTGCAACCGCTGCTGGCGGTGCACGGTGCGGCGTACCTGCAGTTCCTCAAGGAAGCCCACCAGCGTTGGAAGGAAATTCCCGAAGACTGGGGCGAGGAGGTGATGTCGAACATCTTTGTCCGTGAACCCAACGCCCTGCGCGGCATCCTCGCCCAGGCCGCGCGTTACCTGGCTGATGGCAGTTGCCCGGTGGGCGAGCTGACCTGGCGTTCGGCCTACTGGTCGGCGCAAAGCGCGATTGCCGGTGCCCGAGCCTTGCTCGACGGCGAACCGGCGGCCTACGCCCTGTGTCGTCCGCCGGGCCACCACGCCCGGGCCGAGGCCGCCGGCGGTTTCTGCTACCTGAACAACGCGGCGATCGCCGCCCAGGTGCTGCGCGAGAAATTCGCCCGGGTCGCGGTGCTGGACACCGACATGCACCACGGCCAGGGCATCCAGGAAATCTTCTACGAGCGCGACGACGTGCTGTACGTCTCGGTGCACGGCGACCCGACCAACTTCTACCCGGGCGTCGCCGGCTTCGCCGACGAGCGCGGCAGCGGCGCGGGGCTGGGCTACAACCTCAACCTGCCAATGGCCCACGGCGCCAGCGAAGCCGATTTCCTCGCCCAACTGGAAATCGCCCTGGCGGCAGTGAAAACCTTCGACGCGCAAGTGCTGGTGCTGTCCCTGGGCTTCGACATCTACGAGCTCGACCCGCAAAGCAAAGTCGCGGTAACCCGCGAAGGTTTCGCCCGCCTCGGCGAACGCATCCGCAGCCTCGGCCTGCCGTGTTTGATCGTGCAGGAAGGCGGCTATCACCTGGAAAGCCTGGAAGACAACGCACGGGCTTTTTTTGCCGAGGCTGGGGTCTGGAAGCGCTGA
- a CDS encoding Zn-dependent hydrolase, protein MLKINGERLWASLMAMAEIGATARGGSCRLALSEDDKAGRELFARWCLEAGMSLSVDPIGNLFARRPGSDPDAAPVMMGSHLDTQPEGGRFDGVYGVLAGLEVVRRLNDLHIQTRKPLEVAVWTNEEGARFTPAMFGSAVFTGIMDLETALAVRDADGISVAEALHATGYAGTRPLGGAVDAYFEAHIEQGPILEDNAKSIGVVSGGQAIRWLDVQVEGMAAHAGTTPMPLRKDALYGAAQMILAIETLATDFAPEGLTTVGELSIAKSSRNTIPGLLQFTVDLRHHRDSAIAAMEQEVRARLGAIAEQRQLKVTISPHWISPATPFDADCVAAVQQAVDGLGYAQQSIVSGAGHDAIHLARFCPTAMVFIPCVGGLSHNEAEDVLPEDVRQGTDVLLNAVLARAGQVA, encoded by the coding sequence ATGTTGAAGATCAACGGCGAACGCCTGTGGGCGAGCCTGATGGCCATGGCCGAAATCGGCGCGACCGCCCGTGGCGGCAGCTGCCGCCTGGCCCTGAGCGAAGACGACAAGGCCGGGCGCGAACTGTTCGCCCGCTGGTGCCTGGAGGCTGGCATGAGCCTGAGCGTCGACCCTATCGGCAACCTGTTTGCCCGCCGTCCAGGCAGCGATCCCGACGCCGCCCCGGTGATGATGGGCAGCCACCTCGACACCCAGCCCGAAGGCGGGCGCTTCGATGGCGTGTACGGCGTGCTCGCCGGCCTGGAGGTGGTGCGCCGCCTCAACGATCTGCACATCCAGACCCGCAAGCCGCTGGAAGTGGCGGTGTGGACCAATGAAGAGGGTGCGCGTTTCACCCCGGCCATGTTCGGCTCGGCGGTGTTCACCGGGATCATGGACCTGGAGACCGCCCTGGCGGTGCGCGACGCCGATGGCATCAGCGTCGCCGAGGCGCTGCACGCCACCGGGTACGCCGGCACACGGCCCCTGGGCGGGGCGGTGGATGCCTATTTCGAGGCGCATATCGAGCAGGGGCCGATCCTCGAAGACAACGCCAAGAGCATCGGCGTGGTCAGCGGTGGCCAGGCGATCCGCTGGCTCGACGTGCAGGTCGAAGGCATGGCCGCCCACGCTGGCACCACGCCCATGCCGCTGCGCAAGGACGCGCTCTACGGCGCCGCGCAGATGATCCTGGCGATCGAAACCCTGGCCACGGATTTCGCCCCCGAGGGCCTGACTACCGTCGGTGAGCTGAGCATCGCCAAGTCCTCGCGCAACACCATTCCCGGCCTATTGCAGTTCACCGTCGACCTGCGGCACCACCGCGACAGCGCCATCGCCGCCATGGAGCAGGAGGTCCGCGCGCGGCTTGGCGCCATCGCCGAACAGCGCCAGCTGAAGGTGACCATCAGCCCGCACTGGATCAGCCCGGCCACGCCCTTCGATGCCGACTGCGTGGCGGCGGTGCAGCAGGCGGTGGACGGCCTGGGCTACGCTCAACAATCGATCGTCAGCGGCGCCGGCCACGACGCGATCCATCTGGCGCGGTTCTGCCCCACGGCCATGGTCTTCATCCCGTGCGTCGGCGGCCTGAGCCACAACGAAGCCGAAGACGTCTTGCCCGAGGACGTGCGCCAGGGCACCGATGTATTGCTCAACGCCGTGCTGGCCCGCGCCGGCCAGGTTGCATAA
- a CDS encoding MFS transporter: MKPSASPQPRRATAAAFIGTMIEWYDFYIYATAAALVFGALFFPSDDKLFSTMAAFGTFAVGFFARPLGGIVFGHMGDRIGRKKSLVITLLMMGVVTVCIGLLPTYAQIGATAPVLLILLRIVQGIAVGGEWGGAVLMAGEHAPKGRRNFFASFAQLGSPAGLILSLLAFSAVTRLPEEDLMSWGWRLPFLASALLLVVGLAIRLGVNESPEFLASREQAHKAQRKEQAPVMEVLQSAWRPLLLCIGANTLGIAGVYFTNTFMIAYSTQQLGLPRSLILECLFVVAIIQFCIQPLAAWTAEKLGATRFLCLVSLLAMASPYPMFVLVSSGQAPLIILGIALAVVCMASFYAVIAGYVSGMFETRVRYTAISLAYQVCGAVAGGLTPLIGTWLAHQFAGQWWPMALFYSLIATISLLCVLALSRRHAAVHRLEMA; the protein is encoded by the coding sequence ATGAAGCCTTCAGCTTCGCCCCAGCCGCGCCGTGCGACGGCCGCCGCCTTTATCGGCACCATGATCGAGTGGTACGACTTCTACATCTACGCCACCGCCGCGGCGCTGGTGTTCGGCGCCTTGTTCTTCCCCTCCGACGACAAACTGTTCAGCACCATGGCGGCCTTCGGCACCTTCGCCGTGGGCTTCTTCGCCCGGCCTTTGGGCGGCATCGTGTTCGGCCATATGGGTGATCGCATCGGGCGCAAGAAGTCCCTGGTGATCACCCTGCTGATGATGGGCGTGGTCACGGTGTGCATCGGCCTGCTGCCGACTTATGCACAGATCGGCGCGACGGCGCCGGTGCTGCTGATCCTGCTGCGCATCGTCCAGGGCATCGCTGTCGGTGGCGAGTGGGGCGGGGCGGTGTTGATGGCCGGCGAGCATGCGCCCAAGGGCCGGCGCAACTTCTTCGCCTCCTTCGCCCAACTGGGCAGCCCGGCCGGGTTGATCCTGTCGCTGCTGGCCTTCAGCGCGGTCACCCGCCTGCCCGAAGAAGACCTGATGAGCTGGGGCTGGCGCCTGCCGTTCCTCGCCAGTGCGCTGTTGCTGGTGGTGGGCCTGGCGATTCGCCTGGGGGTCAATGAATCGCCGGAATTCCTCGCCAGCCGCGAGCAGGCGCACAAGGCCCAGCGTAAGGAGCAGGCGCCGGTGATGGAAGTGCTGCAAAGCGCCTGGCGTCCGCTGCTGCTGTGCATCGGCGCCAATACCCTGGGCATCGCCGGGGTGTATTTCACCAACACCTTCATGATTGCCTACAGCACCCAGCAACTGGGGTTGCCGCGCTCGCTGATCCTGGAATGCCTGTTCGTGGTGGCGATCATCCAGTTCTGCATCCAGCCGCTGGCGGCCTGGACCGCCGAGAAGCTCGGCGCCACGCGTTTCCTGTGCCTGGTGTCGTTGCTGGCCATGGCGTCGCCGTACCCGATGTTCGTGCTGGTGAGCAGCGGCCAGGCGCCGCTGATCATCCTCGGCATCGCCCTGGCGGTGGTGTGCATGGCGTCCTTCTATGCGGTGATCGCCGGCTACGTCAGCGGCATGTTCGAGACCCGCGTGCGCTACACCGCGATCTCCCTGGCCTATCAGGTCTGCGGCGCTGTGGCCGGTGGCCTGACGCCGCTGATCGGCACCTGGCTGGCCCACCAGTTCGCCGGCCAGTGGTGGCCGATGGCGCTGTTCTACAGCCTGATCGCGACCATCTCGCTGCTCTGCGTGCTGGCCCTGTCTCGCCGGCATGCCGCCGTCCACCGCCTGGAAATGGCTTGA
- a CDS encoding LysR family transcriptional regulator, with the protein MSNRLPDRLLNDRLDWNLLRTFRVIGQELSISRAAARLHLTQPAVSQALKRLEEQLGRQLIARRGPRFALTEVGEQIFHLAGEIYGQMSQVSGVLEQPADEVIGKVRLLMISRIFSERFDDFLADFHRQHPRVDLEIEVMRSSDIVSALQEKTATLGLSLNRRPQPRLEQRLFLRQRYAFFCGKHHALFGQQKVAEGDLQRENFVSFTSDQIGGMLSPLTIFRDQQGFSGRIVASSPSLEEVRRLVIAGYGIGCLPEHVVAADVEAGLLWRLPPHEGIADVDIHLLWNREQRMSRAETVFIEALQACLGAQ; encoded by the coding sequence ATGTCCAACCGCCTGCCCGACCGCCTGCTCAACGACCGCCTGGACTGGAACCTGCTGCGCACCTTTCGGGTGATCGGCCAGGAGCTGAGCATCAGCCGCGCGGCCGCCCGCCTGCACCTGACCCAGCCGGCGGTGAGCCAGGCCCTCAAGCGCCTGGAGGAACAATTGGGCCGCCAGTTGATTGCCCGGCGCGGACCACGTTTTGCCCTGACCGAAGTCGGCGAGCAGATCTTCCATCTGGCCGGCGAGATCTACGGGCAGATGTCCCAGGTCAGCGGCGTGCTGGAGCAGCCGGCCGACGAAGTGATCGGCAAGGTGCGCCTGCTGATGATCAGCCGGATCTTTTCCGAGCGTTTCGATGACTTCCTCGCCGACTTTCATCGCCAGCATCCGCGGGTCGACCTGGAGATCGAGGTGATGCGCAGCTCGGACATCGTCAGCGCCCTGCAGGAAAAAACCGCGACCCTCGGCCTGAGCCTCAACCGCCGGCCCCAGCCGCGCCTGGAACAGCGGTTGTTCCTGCGCCAGCGCTATGCGTTTTTCTGTGGCAAGCACCATGCCCTGTTCGGCCAGCAGAAGGTGGCCGAGGGCGATTTGCAGCGGGAGAATTTCGTCAGTTTCACCAGCGACCAGATCGGCGGCATGCTCTCGCCGCTGACCATCTTTCGCGACCAGCAGGGTTTCAGCGGGCGCATCGTTGCTTCGTCGCCGAGCCTGGAGGAAGTGCGGCGCCTGGTGATCGCCGGCTACGGCATCGGCTGCCTGCCCGAGCATGTGGTGGCGGCCGATGTCGAAGCCGGGCTGCTGTGGCGCCTGCCGCCCCATGAAGGCATCGCCGACGTCGACATCCATCTGCTGTGGAACCGCGAACAGCGCATGAGCCGCGCCGAGACGGTCTTTATCGAAGCCTTGCAGGCCTGCCTGGGCGCTCAGTAA
- a CDS encoding 2-hydroxyacid dehydrogenase, with protein MSIVVLLSRDSLLLKQLQAAFARCAPQLLAVLTDDPRAAQALMAACWFPPAGSLGRLPNLQVIHSVAAGIDHLEHDPSCPDLPICRVVDPGHRQGMTEYLRWAVIHYHRGFDRVLEQQRERHWERPLQRPARQFKVGVMGLGSLGSAIALDLAAAGYDVRGWARSAKSLAGVQTFVGPGQLEPFLDEVELLINLLPLTVETRGILGRDSFARLARGAALVNVGRGGHLNLDDLRQALASGQLRGALLDVFEQEPLPADDPLWTTPGVTITPHMASAASHDCIAEQVADNLRRLQAGEPLLNEVDRAQGY; from the coding sequence ATGAGCATCGTGGTGCTGCTGTCCCGCGACAGCCTGTTGCTCAAGCAACTGCAGGCCGCCTTTGCCCGCTGTGCGCCACAGCTGCTGGCGGTGCTGACCGACGATCCGCGTGCCGCCCAGGCACTTATGGCCGCTTGCTGGTTTCCGCCCGCCGGCAGCCTGGGGCGTTTGCCCAATCTGCAAGTGATTCATTCGGTGGCCGCGGGCATCGACCATCTGGAACACGACCCTTCGTGCCCGGACCTGCCGATCTGCCGGGTGGTGGACCCGGGGCACCGCCAGGGCATGACCGAGTACCTGCGCTGGGCGGTGATCCACTATCACCGCGGCTTCGACCGGGTGCTGGAGCAGCAGCGCGAACGGCACTGGGAGCGGCCGCTGCAACGGCCGGCGCGGCAGTTCAAGGTCGGGGTCATGGGCCTGGGTTCCCTGGGCAGCGCCATTGCCCTTGACCTGGCCGCCGCCGGCTACGACGTGCGCGGCTGGGCTCGCAGTGCCAAGAGCCTGGCGGGGGTGCAGACCTTCGTCGGGCCGGGGCAACTGGAGCCCTTTCTCGATGAAGTGGAACTGCTGATCAACCTGTTGCCGCTGACTGTCGAGACCCGCGGCATTCTCGGGCGAGACAGCTTTGCCCGGCTGGCCCGCGGCGCGGCGCTGGTCAATGTCGGGCGGGGTGGCCACCTCAACCTCGACGACTTGCGCCAGGCCCTGGCCAGCGGCCAATTGCGCGGCGCCTTGCTCGACGTGTTCGAGCAGGAGCCGCTGCCGGCCGATGATCCGCTGTGGACCACCCCCGGGGTCACCATTACCCCGCACATGGCGTCGGCGGCCTCCCACGATTGCATTGCCGAGCAGGTGGCGGACAACCTGCGGCGCCTGCAAGCCGGCGAGCCGCTGTTGAACGAGGTGGACAGGGCCCAGGGTTACTGA
- a CDS encoding class II aldolase/adducin family protein — protein sequence MSKPEHMSPIEWQARCELAALYRLVAHFRMTDLIDTHITLRIPGPEHHFLINRYGVIFDRMRASDLVRIDQQGRIVDPHYAGHRVNAAGFVIHSAIHMARPDLNCVIHTHTAAGMAVAAQKQGLLPISQHALKFYGKLAYHTYEGIALSLDERERLIADLGPHKAMILRNHGLLVGGASVAHAFQEIHFLERACQAQVQALAGGCELNYPSPEVCAHTAEQFERDDADNIIELAWEAALTLIESQRESYLS from the coding sequence GTGAGCAAACCTGAACACATGAGCCCGATTGAATGGCAGGCCCGCTGCGAGCTGGCGGCCCTGTATCGACTGGTCGCGCACTTTCGCATGACCGACCTGATCGACACCCACATCACCCTGCGTATTCCAGGGCCCGAGCATCACTTTTTGATCAACCGCTACGGGGTGATTTTCGACCGCATGCGTGCCAGCGACCTGGTGCGCATCGACCAGCAAGGGCGCATCGTCGATCCGCACTACGCCGGGCACCGGGTCAACGCCGCCGGCTTCGTCATTCACTCGGCGATCCACATGGCGCGCCCGGACCTCAACTGCGTGATCCACACCCACACCGCCGCCGGCATGGCGGTGGCCGCGCAGAAGCAGGGGCTGTTACCCATCAGCCAGCATGCGCTGAAGTTCTACGGCAAGCTGGCGTACCACACCTATGAAGGCATCGCCCTGTCCCTCGACGAGCGCGAGCGCCTGATCGCCGACCTCGGCCCGCACAAGGCGATGATCCTGCGCAACCACGGCCTGCTGGTGGGCGGTGCCAGCGTCGCCCATGCCTTCCAGGAGATCCATTTCCTCGAGCGCGCCTGCCAGGCCCAGGTCCAGGCGCTGGCCGGCGGTTGCGAGCTGAACTACCCGTCGCCGGAAGTCTGTGCCCACACCGCCGAACAGTTCGAACGCGACGACGCCGACAACATCATCGAACTGGCCTGGGAAGCCGCCCTGACCCTGATCGAGTCCCAGCGCGAGTCCTATCTGTCATGA
- a CDS encoding MFS transporter, with protein MHTSPQPRRAAAAAFIGTTIEFYDFYIYATAAALVLGQVFFPSSDPVMSTLAAFGSFAVGFIARPMAGMVFGHLGDRLGRKKMLLVTMALMGLATTGIGLLPSYASVGIWAPISLIVLRIIQGISVGGEWGGAVLMASEHAPARRKTFYASFAQLGSPAGLLLALIAFRLVTSLDQQDFLDWGWRLPFLASGVLMMFGLMIRSGVHESPEFAKARDNNETAQYPVMEVLRSCWKQILFAAAAVTIGSAGFFFTNTFMITYVTQYQGISRATILDCLFLVTIIQLLSQPLSALLAERIGEGRFLKRVALLCMATPYPMFLLVGTQNIVLMTLGIALAVVILSALYAVIAGYMTQAFPVHLRYSGISIAYQLACAVAGGSTPLIGTLLASKFSGQWLPLAVFFSLLSVLSLIGVCGLARLRANPTVHHAAKEVYS; from the coding sequence ATGCACACTTCCCCTCAACCGCGCAGAGCCGCGGCGGCGGCCTTTATCGGCACGACCATCGAGTTCTACGACTTCTACATCTACGCCACGGCTGCGGCCCTGGTCCTCGGTCAGGTGTTCTTTCCCAGCAGCGACCCGGTGATGAGCACCCTGGCGGCCTTCGGCAGCTTCGCCGTGGGCTTCATCGCCCGGCCCATGGCCGGCATGGTGTTCGGCCATCTGGGCGATCGCCTCGGGCGCAAGAAAATGCTGCTGGTGACCATGGCGCTGATGGGCCTGGCCACCACCGGCATCGGCCTTTTGCCCAGCTATGCCAGCGTCGGTATCTGGGCGCCCATCAGCCTGATCGTGCTGCGCATCATCCAGGGCATTTCCGTGGGCGGCGAGTGGGGCGGGGCGGTGCTGATGGCCAGCGAACATGCTCCGGCCAGGCGCAAGACTTTCTACGCTTCCTTTGCCCAGCTCGGCAGCCCGGCCGGCCTGCTGCTGGCGTTGATCGCCTTCCGCCTGGTGACCAGCCTCGACCAGCAGGACTTCCTCGACTGGGGTTGGCGCTTGCCGTTCCTCGCCAGCGGCGTGCTGATGATGTTCGGCCTGATGATCCGCTCCGGCGTGCACGAGTCGCCGGAGTTCGCCAAGGCCCGGGACAACAACGAAACTGCCCAGTACCCGGTGATGGAAGTGCTGCGCAGTTGCTGGAAGCAGATCCTGTTCGCCGCCGCCGCGGTGACCATCGGCTCGGCCGGCTTCTTCTTCACCAACACCTTCATGATCACCTACGTCACCCAGTACCAGGGCATTTCCCGGGCGACCATTCTCGATTGCCTGTTCCTGGTGACGATCATCCAGCTCCTGTCGCAGCCGCTCTCCGCATTGCTGGCCGAGCGTATCGGCGAGGGGCGCTTCCTCAAGCGGGTGGCGCTGCTGTGCATGGCCACGCCGTACCCGATGTTCCTGTTGGTCGGCACCCAGAACATTGTGCTGATGACCCTCGGCATCGCCCTGGCGGTGGTGATTCTCTCGGCGCTGTACGCGGTGATCGCTGGCTACATGACCCAGGCCTTCCCGGTGCACCTGCGCTACTCGGGGATCTCCATCGCCTACCAACTGGCCTGCGCGGTCGCCGGTGGCAGCACGCCGCTGATCGGCACCTTGCTGGCCAGCAAATTCTCGGGGCAGTGGCTGCCGCTGGCGGTGTTCTTCAGCCTGCTCTCGGTCCTGTCATTGATCGGCGTCTGCGGCCTGGCCCGGCTGCGCGCCAACCCAACTGTCCACCACGCTGCCAAAGAGGTGTATTCGTGA
- a CDS encoding LysR family transcriptional regulator, which translates to MPTPLSTSNPWVGRRFLNDRLDWNLLRTYLVIGQEGSMSRAAARLHITQSAVSQALKRLEEQLDCVLIARSGRRFELTETGEEVLRIATDIYGDISRLGTVVESRNDDVVGKIRILTVSGVQAPHYDEFLADFHEAHPKIELEVEVMGSSDIISSLLQKTATLGVGLCRLPQPRLEQRVLFRERYAYFCGQRHRLFGQQGLNLQQLANENFVSFTSDQLGGNLSPLTLFRDQQGFTGKIVASSTSFEEIYRLVCAGFGIGCLPIHLVKRNVEQGLLWRLPPDEGVVDFDIQLLWHREQKMSQAETLFLDSIQHMLSIREQVPDSLMFK; encoded by the coding sequence ATGCCCACACCACTCTCCACGTCCAACCCCTGGGTCGGTCGGCGTTTTCTCAACGATCGCCTGGACTGGAACCTGCTGCGCACCTACCTGGTGATCGGCCAGGAAGGCAGCATGAGCCGCGCCGCCGCGCGCCTGCACATCACCCAGTCAGCGGTCAGCCAGGCCCTCAAGCGCCTGGAGGAACAGCTCGATTGCGTGTTGATCGCCCGCAGCGGACGACGCTTCGAGCTGACGGAAACCGGGGAGGAAGTGCTGCGCATCGCCACCGATATCTATGGCGATATTTCGCGCCTGGGCACCGTGGTGGAGAGCCGCAACGACGACGTGGTGGGCAAGATCCGCATCCTCACCGTCAGCGGCGTGCAAGCGCCGCATTACGACGAGTTCCTCGCCGATTTCCATGAGGCCCACCCGAAAATCGAGCTGGAAGTCGAGGTGATGGGCAGCTCGGACATCATCAGTTCGCTGCTGCAAAAGACCGCGACCCTGGGGGTCGGCTTGTGCCGTCTGCCGCAACCCAGGCTGGAACAGCGGGTGCTGTTTCGCGAGCGGTATGCCTACTTCTGTGGCCAGCGTCACCGCCTGTTCGGCCAGCAGGGCCTGAACCTGCAACAGCTGGCCAACGAGAACTTCGTCAGCTTCACCAGCGACCAGCTGGGGGGCAACCTGTCACCGCTGACGCTGTTTCGCGACCAGCAGGGCTTTACCGGCAAGATCGTCGCCTCCTCTACCAGTTTCGAGGAGATTTATCGCCTGGTCTGCGCAGGGTTCGGTATCGGCTGCCTGCCGATCCACCTGGTCAAACGGAATGTCGAGCAAGGGCTGCTCTGGCGTTTGCCGCCGGACGAGGGCGTGGTGGATTTCGATATCCAGCTGCTGTGGCACCGGGAACAGAAGATGAGCCAGGCCGAAACCCTGTTCCTGGACAGCATCCAGCACATGCTCAGTATTCGTGAGCAGGTGCCGGACAGCCTGATGTTCAAATGA
- the mrdA gene encoding penicillin-binding protein 2 → MPEPIPIKDHEKETRLVNKRLLACALLVVAITCTLIGRLYFLQVVEFDYHSTISENNRVHVLPITPTRGLIYDRNGVLLADNRPSFNLTITRERTTDLKGELDQVVSLLHLPAEDRVLFDKALKQSRHPFVPVTLFYELTEEQIAVLAVNEYRLPGLEVEAQFVRHYPMGAHFAHSIGYVGRINEKEAKVLDSVEYRGTQSIGKTGIERFYESELHGHVGYEEVETNAQGRVMRVLKHTDPIPGKNIVLSLDVKLQEAAEAALGDRRGSVVALDPQTGEVLAMVSKPSFDPNLFVTGISFKEYSALRDSIDRPLFNRVLRGLYAPGSTIKPEVAIAGLDSGVVNASTRVFDPGYYQLPDVDHKYRNWNHSGDGWVDLDAAIMRSNDTYFYDLAHKLGIDRLHDYLAMFGLGEKVSLDMFEEAPGLMPSQAWKRATRRQPWFPGETVILGIGQGYMQVTPLQLAQATALIANKGVWNRPHLAKTVDGVAPVDEHPMPNIQLKDPVDWDLVSHGMQMVMHAPRGTARDAAAGAQYRIAGKSGTAQVVAIKQGERYNRLKTRERHRDNALFVGFAPAEHPQIVVAVMIENGEAGGRVAGPVVRQVMDAWLLDQQGHLKPQYASPGKGPDVPHA, encoded by the coding sequence ATGCCTGAACCGATACCGATCAAGGACCACGAAAAAGAGACGCGGCTGGTCAACAAAAGACTGTTGGCCTGTGCCCTGTTGGTGGTCGCGATCACCTGCACCCTGATCGGGCGCCTGTACTTCCTGCAGGTGGTCGAGTTCGACTATCACTCGACCATCTCCGAAAACAATCGTGTGCACGTGCTGCCCATCACCCCGACCCGCGGCCTGATCTACGACCGCAACGGCGTGCTGTTGGCCGACAACCGCCCCAGTTTCAACCTGACCATTACCCGCGAGCGCACCACCGACCTCAAAGGCGAGCTGGACCAGGTGGTCAGCCTGCTGCACCTGCCCGCCGAAGACCGCGTCCTGTTCGACAAGGCGCTGAAGCAGTCACGCCACCCATTCGTGCCGGTCACCCTGTTCTATGAACTGACCGAAGAGCAGATCGCCGTGCTGGCGGTCAACGAGTACCGCCTGCCGGGGCTGGAGGTCGAGGCGCAGTTCGTGCGGCACTATCCGATGGGTGCGCACTTCGCCCATTCCATCGGCTATGTCGGGCGCATTAACGAGAAGGAAGCCAAGGTCCTGGACTCGGTGGAATACCGCGGCACCCAGTCGATCGGCAAGACCGGGATCGAGCGGTTCTACGAGTCCGAGCTGCATGGCCATGTCGGCTATGAAGAGGTGGAAACCAACGCTCAGGGCCGGGTCATGCGGGTGCTCAAGCACACCGATCCGATCCCTGGGAAAAACATCGTGCTCAGCCTCGACGTGAAGTTGCAGGAGGCGGCCGAGGCGGCCCTGGGCGACCGTCGCGGATCGGTGGTGGCCCTCGACCCGCAGACCGGCGAAGTGCTGGCGATGGTCAGCAAGCCGAGCTTCGACCCGAACCTGTTCGTCACCGGCATCAGCTTCAAGGAGTACAGCGCGTTACGCGACTCCATCGACCGGCCGCTGTTCAACCGTGTGCTGCGCGGCCTGTACGCGCCGGGTTCGACCATCAAGCCGGAAGTGGCGATCGCCGGGCTGGATTCCGGGGTGGTCAACGCCTCGACCCGGGTGTTCGATCCGGGTTACTACCAACTGCCGGACGTCGACCACAAATACCGCAACTGGAACCACAGCGGCGACGGCTGGGTGGACCTGGACGCGGCGATCATGCGTTCCAACGACACCTACTTCTACGACCTGGCGCACAAGCTTGGTATCGACCGCCTGCACGATTACCTGGCGATGTTCGGCCTGGGCGAGAAAGTCTCCCTGGACATGTTCGAGGAAGCGCCGGGGCTGATGCCATCCCAGGCCTGGAAGCGCGCCACCCGGCGCCAGCCGTGGTTCCCCGGCGAGACGGTGATCCTCGGCATCGGCCAAGGCTATATGCAGGTCACACCGCTACAGCTGGCCCAGGCGACGGCGCTGATCGCCAACAAGGGCGTGTGGAATCGCCCTCATCTGGCCAAGACCGTCGATGGCGTGGCGCCGGTGGACGAACACCCGATGCCGAATATCCAGCTCAAGGACCCGGTCGACTGGGACCTGGTCAGCCACGGCATGCAGATGGTGATGCACGCGCCCCGGGGCACCGCGCGCGACGCAGCGGCCGGCGCGCAATACCGCATCGCCGGCAAGAGCGGTACGGCGCAGGTAGTGGCGATCAAGCAGGGCGAGCGTTACAACCGGCTCAAGACCCGCGAGCGTCATCGTGACAATGCCTTGTTCGTCGGCTTCGCTCCGGCCGAGCACCCGCAGATTGTGGTGGCGGTGATGATCGAGAACGGCGAGGCCGGTGGCCGGGTCGCGGGGCCGGTGGTGCGTCAGGTCATGGATGCCTGGCTGCTCGATCAGCAAGGCCACCTGAAGCCGCAATACGCCAGCCCGGGCAAGGGGCCGGACGTTCCCCACGCCTGA